The DNA window GATGAGTGCACCAGCCCCGCCAGTCCTGACCGTCCGCTATGACGGTGGTGAACGCACCTTCGCGGCGGGTCATGACGTGGTCGTCGGACGCGACCTGCGGGCTGACATGCGGGTCACTCATCCGCTCATCTCGCGGGCCCACCTGCTGCTTCGCTACGACCAGGGCCGCTGGCTGGCGATCGACAACGGCTCGCTCAACGGCACGTTCGTCAACGGCCGGCGCGTTCCCGTCGTCGACATCCACGACGGCCAGTGCCTCAACATCGGAAACCCCGACGGGCCGCAGCTGCGGTTCGAGGTCGGCCGCCACCAAGGCATGGCCGGGCGCCCTCCCGAAACCGAGTCGATGCGTCTCCCGGCCAACGCGACCCAGTCCTTGAGCAGCGCCTGGTCCGGGCACCCCGCCGCTCCTCCCGCTCCCCCAGGCCCGCCCGGGCCGCCACCCGCCCGGCCGTCGGGCGCGCCGCCGCGACCGCATCCGGGCCCGCCGCCACCGCACGGGCAGCCCATGCGCCCGCCGGCCGGCGGCGGACTGCGGCCGCACCCGCATCCGGCGAGCCCGCCGCCGCCCGGCAACTTCCAGCCGCGCCCGCAGGTGCCGGCCGCCGGACCCTGGGCGTCGTCGCAGTCCTCACCGCCGACCCAGATGTCGGCGCCCAGGGCCGCCAAAGAGCCCGAGGTGGCGAACCTGGCGACGAAGATGATGCAGGCGTTGATGCCGTCCCGGTCCGGGTCGCTGGAGAAGCCGGCCGGCGCGATCACGATCGGCCGCGCCACCGACAACGAGATCGTCATCCAAGACGTCCTGGCCTCCCGCCACCACGCCTTCATGATCCATACCCCGCTGGGCACCGAGATCCGCGACGCGCACAGCGTCAACGGGACGTTCGTCAACGGCGTCCGCGTCGGGTCGGCGGTGCTGACCGAGGGCGACGTGGTCACCATCGGCAACGTCGACCTGGTGTTCACCCGCGACACGCTGGTCCGGCGCACGGAGGCCGCGACGCGCACCGGCGGCCTGGAGGTGAACTCGGTCTGCTTCAGCGTCGAGCACGGCAAACAACTGATCGACCACATCTCGCTGACGGCCCGTCCCGGGACGCTGACGGCCATCATCGGTGGTTCCGGCGCGGGCAAGACCACGCTGTCGCGGCTGATCGTCGGGTACACCAGCCCCAGCTCAGGCACGGTTTGCTTCGAGGGACACGACATCCACAAGGAATACGCGAACATGCGTAGCCGGATCGGGATGGTCCCGCAGGACGACGTCGTGCACCGCCAACTGACCGTCAACCAGGCCCTCAACTACGCCGCCGAGCTGCGCCTCCCGCCGGACACCAGCAAAGAGGAGCGGGCGCAGATCGTCGCCCAGGTGCTCGAAGAGCTCGACATGACCAAGCACGCCGACACCCGGGTAGACAAGCTGTCGGGCGGCCAGCGCAAACGCGCCTCGGTGGCGCTCGAACTGCTCACCCAGCCGTCGCTGTTGCTGCTGGACGAGCCCACCTCGGGCCTGGACCCGGCGCTGGACCGCCAGGTCATGCTGATGCTGCGCCAGCTGGCCGACGCGGGGCGCGTGGTGCTGGTGGTCACCCACTCGGTGTCCTACCTGGACGTCTGCGACCAGATCCTGCTGGTCGCACCCGGCGGCAAGACCGCGTTCTGCGGCCCGCCCGACCAGGTCGAGGCCGCGATGGGCACCCGCAACTGGGCGGACATCTTCGCCAACGTGGGCGCCGACCCGGACGAGGCCAACCGCCGCTTCAAGGAGCGCGGCGACCATGCGCAGCGGCCACCGTCGCCGCAGAGCCCGGCGGACCTGGGCGAGCCGCCCAAGACGGATCTATGGCGGCAACTGTCCACGATCGCCCGTCGGCAGGTCCGGCTGGTTATATCCGACCGGGGATACACGATCTTCCTGGCGGTGCTGCCGTTCCTCATCGGCGGCTTGTCGCTGACGGTGAAGGGGTCCAACCCGGGCCTCGGGCCCGCCAATCCGCTCGGTGCCGCGCCCACGCAGCCGCAATACATCATGGTGCTGCTCAACATCGGCGCCGTCTTCATGGGCACGGCGCTGACCATCCGCGACCTGATCGGCGAGCGCCCGATCTTCAAGCGGGAACAGGCGGTGGGCCTGTCCACCAACGCCTACCTGCTCGCCAAGATCGCGGTCTTCTCCGTGTTCGCGACCGGCCAGGCAGCGGTGGCGACATTGATCGTGCGGATCGGCAAGGGCGCCCCAACCGCACCGGCCCTGTTCCTGGGCAACTCCACCTTCTCGCTGTTCGTCACCGTCGCCGGCACCTGTGTGGCGTCGGCGATGCTCGGGCTGCTGTTGTCGGCGCTGGCGCAGTCCAACGAACAGATCATGCCGATGCTGGTGGTGTCGATCATGTCCCAACTGGTACTTTCCGGCGGCATGATCCCGGTCTACGGCCGTTTCGGGCTCGAGCAGCTCGCCTGGGTGACCCCGGCACGCTGGGGTTACGCTGCGGGCGCGGCCTCGATCGACTTCCCGGCGCTGGTCAAGGTCAAGCAGATCCCGACCAACGACCCGATCTGGCAGCACTCCAAGCACATTCTGGTGTTCGACATGTTCATGCTGGCGGCGTTGTCGGTGGCCTACGCCGGCTTCATCCGGTGGCACATCCGCCTGAAGCGCTGAAACCCGGCTCGGGCGCGACAGCCGTCGCCGTCATTAATCTGGTCTGGTGACTCGTCCCGCGCAGCCCGTGCTCACGGTTCGGATCGACAAAACCCAGAGCAGCTTCGCCCCCGGCCGCGACGTCGTCGTCGGCAACGACGTGCGCGCCGACCTGCGCGTGGCGCACCCGTTGATCGCGCGCGCACACCTGTTGCTGCGGTTCGGCGAGGGCAGGTGGACGGCCGTCGACAACAACTCGTTGAACGGGATGTTCGTCAACGGCCAGCGGGTGCCGACCGCCTACATTCACGACGGCCAGAGCATCAACATCGGCAAGCCCGACGGGCCACGGCTCACGTTCGAGGTCGGACGCCACGACGGGGCCGTGGGCCTGGCGCCGCCGGCGGCGCCGGTCGCGCCGCCCGACGGGCCCGACCCGCCCACCCGCAGCTGGCGCCGGCGCCCGCCCGACGACGCGCAGCGCACCACCGCCATCCACGTGCCCCTGCCGGCCGCGCCCGACCCGGACCCGCCGACCCAGATCGGCGTCACCGGCGAGATCGCCGAGTTCCCGACCACCCGGGTCCGGACAATCGGGCCCGACGCCGGTGGTGAGCCGCCGCCACCGGGCGGCCCCGCCTGGATCGGGCGGTCGCTCGACAACGACATCGTCATCCACGACGTGCTGGCCTCACGCCATCACGCATTCCTGGCGCCAACGCCGCTCGGCACCGAGATCCGCGATGCGAACAGCATCAACGGCACCTTCGTCAACGGGATCAGGGTCGGGTCCGCCGTGCTCGCCGAGGGCGACGTGGTCACGATCGGCAACGTCGACCTGGTGTTCGGCGACGGGGTCCTCGTGCGCCGCCAGGAGCCGGCCACCCGCACCGGCGGGCTGGAGGTGCACGAGGTCGGCTTCAGCGTCGACGGCAAGAGCCTGCTCGAGCGGATCTCGATGACCGCCCGGCCCGGCACACTGACCGCCATCATCGGCGGGTCCGGC is part of the Mycobacterium sp. HUMS_12744610 genome and encodes:
- a CDS encoding ATP-binding cassette domain-containing protein, giving the protein MSAPAPPVLTVRYDGGERTFAAGHDVVVGRDLRADMRVTHPLISRAHLLLRYDQGRWLAIDNGSLNGTFVNGRRVPVVDIHDGQCLNIGNPDGPQLRFEVGRHQGMAGRPPETESMRLPANATQSLSSAWSGHPAAPPAPPGPPGPPPARPSGAPPRPHPGPPPPHGQPMRPPAGGGLRPHPHPASPPPPGNFQPRPQVPAAGPWASSQSSPPTQMSAPRAAKEPEVANLATKMMQALMPSRSGSLEKPAGAITIGRATDNEIVIQDVLASRHHAFMIHTPLGTEIRDAHSVNGTFVNGVRVGSAVLTEGDVVTIGNVDLVFTRDTLVRRTEAATRTGGLEVNSVCFSVEHGKQLIDHISLTARPGTLTAIIGGSGAGKTTLSRLIVGYTSPSSGTVCFEGHDIHKEYANMRSRIGMVPQDDVVHRQLTVNQALNYAAELRLPPDTSKEERAQIVAQVLEELDMTKHADTRVDKLSGGQRKRASVALELLTQPSLLLLDEPTSGLDPALDRQVMLMLRQLADAGRVVLVVTHSVSYLDVCDQILLVAPGGKTAFCGPPDQVEAAMGTRNWADIFANVGADPDEANRRFKERGDHAQRPPSPQSPADLGEPPKTDLWRQLSTIARRQVRLVISDRGYTIFLAVLPFLIGGLSLTVKGSNPGLGPANPLGAAPTQPQYIMVLLNIGAVFMGTALTIRDLIGERPIFKREQAVGLSTNAYLLAKIAVFSVFATGQAAVATLIVRIGKGAPTAPALFLGNSTFSLFVTVAGTCVASAMLGLLLSALAQSNEQIMPMLVVSIMSQLVLSGGMIPVYGRFGLEQLAWVTPARWGYAAGAASIDFPALVKVKQIPTNDPIWQHSKHILVFDMFMLAALSVAYAGFIRWHIRLKR